A window of the Dictyostelium discoideum AX4 chromosome 4 chromosome, whole genome shotgun sequence genome harbors these coding sequences:
- the rbbE gene encoding WD-40 repeat-containing protein: MNLCLIDPFKQSDVPETVEYYLVDPKNIKSNCASFNRRGTLLAVGCASPIGKILVWDFDTKKIVRTLYHHTGCVNSISWSRNGKKLLTASNDGSLVLWDLATSKILYSLELESPILFAEFHPRNNDLCLIVLQKGTDPILLNFKSSEKTPLNIKSLVTSYIKREENSTGVIPTSVNSNYNGVATFASFNRRGEKIFFGDSCGMISVLDFKSMTIDRQFKVASSNTTVKQIEFSRNHRFMLVSSSDKVLRLISLESTNLYQQMREYQDSVNRMHWKKCCFSSNNEYVVGGMNHKSIHSIFIWSVSGSLVKDLEGPKEGLVDVVWHPLRPIIVSISFTGVIYVWTAYFEENWSSFAPDFQELEENLDYVEDEDEFDAKDSDNENQEVNNNNNNNIGRNPYKKIKTQQELNDKNSEEEEFVDVDHNDRITEFSSDEEEDLFCFSAIDDRYVSNVKFDDPRHPLYEKYQKDKEDSSSTTSNSTISSSSSPSPSSSSTTTTTTTSQKKDETQKKEKSTKKERNSDSKKRK; the protein is encoded by the exons atgaatttatgtTTGATTGATCCTTTTAAACAATCGGATGTACCAGAAACAGTAGAATACTATTTGGTTGATCCAaagaatattaaatcaaattgtgCATCATTCAATAGAAGAGGTACTTTACTTGCAGTTGGTTGTGCAAGTCCAATAGGAAAGATATTAGTATGGGATTTTGATACAAAAAAGATTGTTAGAACATTATATCATCATACTGGTTGTGTAAATTCAATATC ttggTCTAGAAATGGTAAAAAGTTACTTACGGCAAGTAATGATGGATCACTTGTACTTTGGGATTTAGCAACATCAAAAATACTCTACAGTTTAGAATTAGAGtcaccaattttatttgCTGAATTTCATCCAAGAAATaa tGATTTATGTTTAATAGTTTTACAAAAAGGTACAGatccaatattattaaattttaaaagtagTGAAAAAACACCATTgaatataaaatcattagTAACAAGTTATATAAAGAGAGAAGAGAATTCAACTGGTGTAATTCCAACTAGTGTAAATAGTAATTATAATGGTGTGGCAACATTTGCATCATTTAATAGAAGAGgtgaaaagatattttttggtGATAGTTGTGGTATGATATCAGTATTGGATTTTAAGAGTATGACAATCGATAGACAATTCAAAGTTGCCTCATCAAATACAACTGTGAAACAAATTGAGTTTAGTAGAAATCATAGATTCATGTTAGTTTCATCATCTGATAAAGTGTTACGTTTGATTTCATTAGAGTCAACTAATTTGTATCAGCAGATGCGTGAATATCAAGATAGTGTCAATAGAATGCATTGGAAGAAATGTTGTTTCAGTAGTAACAATGAGTATGTAGTGGGTGGTATGAATCATAAATCAATTCATAGTATTTTCATTTGGAGTGTTAGTGGTAGTTTAGTTAAAGATTTAGAAGGTCCAAAAGAAGGACTGGTAGATGTCGTTTGGCATCCATTAAGACCAATCATTGTTAGTATAAGTTTCACTGGAGTAATTTATGTTTGGACTGCTTATTTCGAAGAGAATTGGAGTTCATTCGCTCCTGATTTTCAAGAATTGGAAGAGAATTTAGATTATGTTGAAGATGAGGATGAATTTGATGCAAAAGAtagtgataatgaaaatcaagaagttaacaataataacaataataatattggtcGTAACCCTtataagaaaattaaaactcaacaagaattaaatgataaaaactCTGAAGAAGAAGAGTTTGTAGATGTTGATCATAATGATAGAATAACTGAATTTAGTAGTGATGAAGAGGaagatttattttgtttCTCTGCTATTGATGATAGATACGTTTCAAATGTTAAATTTGATGATCCAAGACATCCACTCTAtgaaaaatatcaaaaagataaagaagacTCTTCTTCAACCacttcaaattcaacaatatcatcatcatcatcaccatcaccatcatcatcatcaactacaacaacaacaactacatcTCAAAAAAAGGATGaaactcaaaaaaaagaaaaatctacaaaaaaagaaagaaattctgattcaaaaaaaagaaaataa
- the helD gene encoding DEAD/DEAH box helicase, which produces MDNVDRDLIQDIGEKVSKSLKLPTTNQTLALRIFNEVIRSNNKEQFIKSCAQYGIKPDDYIIDDIYDKVKKSTNKNESNNSSSGERTSLSFTKDTSTTTQSNQPLAETMKGGLITRKNSTNNDEQFKIPQVKKSVLGLDILAKEKREEQEEKRRKELLDRFNNDDDSNNDNYNDNDESSFKKPEKHYRQIKSTPIRSNDYERNSSSSSSSSYDRRDDRSSNRDDYRRDDRSSNRDDYRRDDRSGSSNRRDDYRRDDKSSSSSSNRDDYRRDDRSSNREDYKRDDRSSSYRRGEDFNKNSETPQRRYNDQTPSRDSNRDPSYKRDDRSINRNDYRKGDIDRGGGDNRPFDTPQRNRDNDQTPSRYNQQQKQQQQNNRNNNNRPYDTPQRTPSHNYNSWSGRNNQNNQNNNNNNKKPHLKEEEYEEEEFDRGYYDADEGEGGVFDSSNADSVFLGDEKKFKKMEEEFTRSQKKKVTAKQNQMNEDNSRWETNRLMQSGVILQNEIDLDHLQEDDENRVNLLVHNTIPPFLDGHQVLTKQQRAVQTVKDPTSDMAVISRKGSALMKEFREKRDRIKSQKKVWELGGTAIGKIMGIKSEDEKEKEQQLANGGGGGEQIDKETGEVLNYKAQSQFASHLTPNKPTEGSSEFSKTKTIKEQREFLPIFGCRNDLMKIIRENNVIIIVGETGSGKTTQLVQYLYEDGYSKFGKIGCTQPRRVAAVSVAKRVSEEMSVTLGNEVGYSIRFEDCTSNETAIKYMTDGILLRESFNDPNLDKYSAIIMDEAHERSLNTDVLFGILKKVMSRRYDMKLIVTSATMDSKKFSMFFGDVPVFTIPGRTFPVDVLWSKTPCEDYVDSAVKQILSIHVTQGVGDILVFMTGQEDIETTCATVEERIKQLGPQAPPLTLLPIYSQLPSDMQAKIFEKADNGSRKCIIATNIAETSLTVDGILYVIDTGYCKLKVYNPRVGMDSLQVTPISKANANQRSGRAGRTGPGRCYRLYTESAFKYELMDNNIPEIQRTNLGNVVLNLKSMGVKNLLDFDFMDPPPQDNILNSMYQLWVLGALDDQGQITPLGKRMSEFPLDPPLSKMVIVAEQLGCGQDIVTIVSMLSMPSVFYRPKGAEEESDASREKFFVPESDHLTLLHVYQQWKINNYSSQWCAEHYIHIKAMRKVREVRGQLLDIMVQHDMKVESCGSNWDIIRKAITSSYFHHSAKIKGIGEYVNMRNGMPCFLHPTSALYGLGYAPDYIVYHELVMTSKEYMQIVTAVDPNWLAEMGPMFFSIKKSLKDKKRKLDPIKDKINDNINNNNNNNNIDNSNIINAKEKGTIKVNQTSTTTTTTTNTTTNINNNINFDNKKSSLITNSTPSTNNSNNNNSSGNKSNTKKIKRFGL; this is translated from the exons atggatAATGTTGATAGGGATTTAATACAAGATATTGGAGAAAAAGtatcaaaatcattaaaattaccaaCAACAAATCAAACACTTGCATTaagaatttttaatgaaGTTATTAGATCCAATAATAAAgaacaatttataaaatcatgTGCTCAATATGGTATTAAACCTGATGATTATATAATTGATGATATTTAtgataaagttaaaaaatcaacaaataaaaatgaaagtaataatagtagtagtggtgaaAGAACTTCATTATCTTTTACAAAAGATACGTCAACAACAACTCAATCAAATCAACCATTAGCAGAAACTATGAAAGGCGGTTTAATTACAAgaaaaaattcaacaaataatgat gaacaatttaaaataccACAAGTGAAAAAATCAGTTTTAGGTTTAGATATTTTagcaaaagaaaaaagagaagaacaagaagagaaaagaagaaaagaattattagatagatttaataatgatgacgatagtaataatgataattataatgataatgatgaatctTCATTCAAAAAACCTGAAAAACATTATAGACAGATAAAATCAACACCAATTCGTTCAAATGATTATGAAAGaaattcttcttcttcttcttcatcatcatatgATAGACGAGATGATAGGAGCAGTAATAGAGATGATTATAGAAGAGATGATAGAAGTAGTAATAGAGATGATTATAGAAGAGATGATAgaagtggtagtagtaataggAGAGATGATTATAGAAGGGATGATaaaagtagtagtagtagtagtaatagggATGATTATAGAAGGGATGATAGAAGTAGCAATAGAGAAGATTATAAAAGAGATGACAGAAGTTCATCATATAGGAGAGGTGaggattttaataaaaactcTGAAACTCCACAAAGAAGATATAATGATCAAACACCATCAAGAGATTCAAATAGAGATCCATCATATAAAAGGGACGATAGAAGTATAAATAGAAATGATTATAGAAAAGGTGATATCGATAgaggtggtggtgataataGACCTTTTGATACACCTCAAAGAAATAGAGATAATGATCAAACACCAAGTAGatataatcaacaacaaaaacaacaacaacaaaataatagaaataataataacagacCATATGACACTCCACAAAGAACACCATCTCATAATTATAATTCATGGTCAGGtagaaataatcaaaataatcaaaataataataataataataaaaaaccacatttaaaagaagaagaatatgaagaagaagaatttGATAGAGGATATTATGATGCAGATGAAGGTGAAGGTGGTGTTTTTGATAGTAGTAATGCTGATAGTGTATTTTTAGGTgatgaaaagaaatttaaaaagatggAAGAAGAATTCACAAGAtcacaaaagaaaaaagtaacagcaaaacaaaatcaaatgaatgaGGATAATTCAAGATGGGAAACCAATAGATTAATGCAAAGTGGTGTAATATTACAAAATGAAATCGATTTGGATCATTTACAAGAAGATGATGAGAATAGAGTTAATCTTTTAGTTCATAATACAATTCCACCTTTTTTAGATGGTCATCAAGTGTTAACCAAACAGCAACGTGCCGTTCAAACCGTTAAAGATCCAACTTCTGATATGGCTGTTATTTCAAGAAAAGGTAGTGCATTAATGAAAGAGTTTAGAGAGAAACGTGACCGAATAAAAAGTCAAAAGAAAGTTTGGGAGTTGGGTGGTACGGCAATTGGTAAAATTATGGGTATAAAGAGTGaggatgaaaaagaaaaagaacagCAATTAGCCAATggcggtggtggtggtgagcaaattgataaagaaaccggtgaagttttaaattataaagcACAATCACAATTTGCATCCCATTTAACACCAAATAAACCAACTGAAGGGTCAAGTGAATTCTCAAAAACCAAAACAATAAAAGAACAACGTGAATTTTTACCAATATTTGGTTGTAGAAATGATTTAATGAAGATCATTAGAGAGAATAATGTAATCATTATAGTTGGTGAGACTGGTTCAGGTAAAACCACTCAATTGGTTCAATATCTATATGAAGATGGCTATtcaaaatttggaaaaattgGATGTACCCAACCAAGAAGGGTTGCTGCAGTTAGTGTGGCAAAGCGTGTAAGTGAAGAGATGTCTGTTACTTTAGGTAATGAAGTTGGTTATTCAATTCGTTTTGAAGATTGTACATCCAATGAAACTGCAATTAAATATATGACTGATGGTATTTTATTAAGAGAGTCATTTAATGACCCAAACTTGGATAAATACTCTGCAATCATTATGGATGAAGCACATGAACGTTCATTAAATACTGATGTGTTATttggtattttaaaaaaggtaatGTCAAGAAGATATgatatgaaattaattgtaaCATCTGCAACAATGGATAGTAAAAAGTTTTCAATGTTTTTCGGTGATGTACCCGTATTCACTATACCAGGTAGAACTTTTCCAGTCGATGTACTTTGGAGTAAAACCCCATGTGAAGATTATGTTGATTCAGCAGTTAAACAAATTCTATCAATACATGTGACTCAGGGTGTTGGTGATATACTGGTGTTTATGACTGGTCAAGAAGATATTGAAACCACTTGTGCAACCGTTGAAGAAAGAATTAAACAATTGGGACCACAAGCACCACCATTAACATTGTTACCAATTTACTCTCAATTACCATCAGATATGCAAGCTAAAATCTTTGAAAAAGCAGATAATGGCTCTAGGAAATGTATTATCGCCACAAATATTGCAGAGACTTCATTGACTGTCGATGGTATTCTCTATGTTATCGATACTGGTTAttgtaaattaaaagtttacaATCCAAGAGTTGGTATGGATTCATTACAAGTCACACCCATCAGTAAGGCAAATGCAAATCAACGTTCAGGTAGAGCTGGTCGTACTGGTCCTGGTAGATGTTATAGATTATACACTGAATCCGCTTTTAAATATGAATTGATGGATAATAATATACCAGAAATTCAACGTACAAATCTTGGTAATGTAGTATTGAATCTTAAATCAATGGGTGTAAAGAATTTAttggattttgattttatggatccaccaccacaagataatattttgaattcAATGTATCAACTTTGGGTATTGGGAGCATTGGATGATCAAGGTCAAATCACACCATTGGGTAAGAGAATGTCGGAATTTCCATTGGATCCACCACTATCGAAAATGGTTATAGTTGCAGAGCAATTGGGGTGTGGTCAAGATATAGTTACAATCGTTAGTATGTTATCAATGCCATCAGTTTTCTATAGACCTAAAGGTGCTGAAGAAGAGAGTGATGCCTCAAGAGAGAAATTCTTTGTTCCAGAATCCGATCATCTAACATTGTTACATGTTTATCAACAATGGAAAATCAACAACTATAGCTCACAATGGTGTGCTGAACATTATATTCACATTAAAGCAATGAGAAAAGTTAGAGAGGTTCGTGGTCAACTCTTGGATATTATGGTACAACATGATATGAAGGTTGAATCATGTGGTTCAAATTGGGATATCATTAGAAAGGCTATCACTTCTTCTTACTTTCATCATTCTGCAAAGATTAAAGGTATTGGTGAATATGTAAACATGAGAAATGGTATGCCATGTTTCCTTCATCCAACAAGTGCACTCTATGGTCTTGGTTATGCTCCCGACTATATTGTCTACCATGAATTAGTTATGACCTCAAAAGAATATATGCAAATTGTAACCGCTGTTGACCCAAATTGGTTAGCTGAAATGGGTCCAATGTTTTTCTCAatcaaaaaatcattaaaagataaaaaaagaaaattagatccaattaaagataaaattaatgataatatcaataataataataataacaataatattgataatagtaatattattaatgcTAAAGAAAAAGGTACTATAAAAGTAAATCAAACTtctaccaccactacaactactactaatactacaactaatataaataataatattaattttgataataaaaaatcttcaTTAATCACAAATTCTACACCCAGTaccaataatagtaataataataacagtagTGGTAACAAATCAAATaccaaaaaaatcaaaagatttgGATTGTag
- the dhx16 gene encoding DEAD/DEAH box helicase, giving the protein MSSNNESIKNWVSDKIFDILGYRESTMVDYIIALSKKAKDVNSFISTLTEQDFPINSNTKSFAQELLNKSQQKIQNITSSSSSSSSTSLSSSSSSKDKEKEKIEFLKKNKSYKLVIDHDDDIVNSSGSSDSDSDSERKRKKKEKKKEKKDKKDKKDKKSSTRKKSDNNWDDEIEPEPIKPNEKEDENNNNENNDNNNDNNNLQKRQPYKSIIEEENNNDNNNNNGEEDEYEREQREVKELSDRIKKRDEKSTKKKIVDDSETKESIERKNRLEQNEQLETERTKSRRKYLVGEEQKRLILLKREIEEEYELFKDQKLTEQEIKDFEKKKKLYELASQRINESQQSDDYYQLPSEIKDKDSLLKSSYINDNKNKKGNDSSSSSSYNPEQKEWEQNRMKSAISENRGLSTANIGGGNEEYEYVFEDQIEFIKEEVLKQGQKGDGVMILKPGDDGSAQAKMTIQEVRKSLPVYPYREQLIDAVREYQVLIIVGETGSGKTTQIPQYLHEAGFSKTGKIGCTQPRRVAAMSVAARVAEEVGCKLGNEVGYSIRFEDCTSQKTVLQYMTDGMLVREFLTAPDLASYSVLIIDEAHERTLHTDILFGLLKDITRFRPDLKLLISSATMDAERFSDYFDGAPTFNIPGRKYEVTTHYTQAPEADYLDAAVVTVLQIHITEPLGDILVFLTGQEEVDQAAEMLQTRTRGLGTKIKELIITRIYSTLPTDLQAKIFEPTPPNARKVVLATNIAETSLTIDGIIYVIDPGFCKQKMFNPRTGMESLVITPVSRASANQRKGRAGRVAPGKCFRLFTAWAFDNELEENTIPEIQRTNLGNVVLLLKSMGINDLMNFDFMDPPPAQTLIAALEQLYALGALNDRGQLTKLGRKMAEFPVDPQLSKMIIASEKYKCSEEILTICAMLSVGNTIFYRPKDKAFAADAARKLFFHPQGDHLTLMNVFNQWRESGYAVQWCFENFIQHRSMKRAQDVRDQLELLLERVEIPLVSNVDDTDSIRKCIASGFFYNSAKLEKSGLFRTTKHNQSVQIHPSSCLFQSPPKWVVYHELVLTTKEFMRQIVEIQSSWLHEIAPHIYKEKDVNDNQKLPKNIGKKQINK; this is encoded by the coding sequence atgagtagtaataatgaatcaataAAGAATTGGGTATCAGATAAGATTTTCGATATCTTGGGATATCGTGAATCTACAATGGTTGATTATATAATTGCATTATCGAAAAAAGCAAAAGATGTAAATTCATTTATATCAACATTAACAGAACAAGATTTTCCAATAAATTCCAATACAAAATCATTTGCTCAAgagttattaaataaatcacaacaaaaaattcaaaatataacttcttcatcttcttcatcttcttcaacttcattatcatcatcatcatcatcaaaagataaagaaaaagaaaaaattgaatttttaaaaaagaataaatcatATAAATTAGTTATTGAtcatgatgatgatattgtaAATAGTAGTGGAAGTAGCGATAGTGATAGCGATAgtgaaagaaaaagaaaaaaaaaagaaaaaaaaaaagaaaaaaaagataaaaaagataaaaaagataaaaaatcatcaacaaGAAAGAAATCTGATAATAATTgggatgatgaaattgaacctgaaccaattaaacccaatgaaaaagaagatgaaaataataataatgaaaataatgataataataatgacaataataatttacaaaaaaggCAACCatataaatcaataattgaagaagaaaataataatgataataataataataatggagaGGAGGATGAATATGAAAGAGAACAAAGAGAAGTTAAAGAATTAAGTGATAGAATAAAGAAAAGAGATGAAAAATCaactaaaaagaaaatagttGATGATTCAGAAActaaagaatcaattgaaagaaAGAATAGATTAGAACAAAATGAACAATTAGAAACTGAAAGAACTAAATCTCGTAGAAAATATTTAGTTGGTGAAGAACAAAAACGATTAATCCTCTTAAAGAGAGAGATTGAAGAAGAgtatgaattatttaaagatcaAAAATTAACAGAACAAGAGattaaagattttgaaaaaaagaaaaaattatatgAATTAGCAAGTCAACGTATAAATGAATCACAACAATCTGATGACTATTATCAATTACCTtcagaaattaaagataaagattcattattaaaatcatcatatattaatgataataaaaataaaaaaggtaatgactcgtcatcatcgtcatcatacAATCCAGAACAAAAAGAATGGGAACAAAATAGAATGAAATCAGCAATTTCAGAGAATAGAGGATTATCAACAGCCaatattggtggtggtaatgaaGAGTATGAATATGTATTTGAGGatcaaattgaatttattaaagagGAAGTATTAAAGCAAGGACAGAAGGGTGATGGTGTAATGATATTGAAACCTGGTGATGATGGGTCAGCACAAGCAAAGATGACAATTCAAGAGGTTAGAAAATCATTACCAGTTTATCCATATCGTGAACAATTGATTGATGCAGTCAGGGAATATCAAGTTTTGATTATAGTTGGAGAGACAGGATCTGGTAAAACCACACAAATTCCACAATATTTACATGAAGCTGGTTTTTCAAAAACTGGTAAAATCGGATGTACCCAACCAAGAAGAGTTGCTGCCATGAGTGTTGCAGCTAGAGTAGCAGAAGAGGTGGGTTGCAAATTAGGTAATGAAGTTGGTTATTCAATTCGTTTCGAAGATTGTACATCACAGAAAACAGTTTTGCAATATATGACCGATGGTATGTTGGTGAGGGAATTCTTAACCGCACCTGATTTGGCAAGTTACTCTGTATTGATCATTGATGAAGCCCATGAGCGTACACTTCATACTGATATTCTATTTGGACTGTTGAAAGATATCACAAGATTTAGACCCGATCTCAAGTTGTTGATCTCATCTGCAACAATGGATGCTGAAAGATTCTCTGATTATTTCGATGGTGCGCCAACTTTTAATATTCCAGGAAGAAAATATGAAGTTACCACTCATTACACTCAAGCACCCGAAGCCGATTATTTAGATGCAGCGGTTGTAACAGTACTTCAAATTCATATCACTGAACCTCTAGGTGACATTTTAGTGTTTTTAACGGGTCAAGAAGAAGTTGATCAAGCCGCTGAGATGTTGCAAACTAGAACCAGAGGATTGGGTACGAAAATAAAGGAATTAATTATCACTAGAATCTATTCAACACTTCCAACCGATTTACAAGCTAAAATCTTTgaaccaacaccaccaaatGCAAGAAAAGTAGTATTGGCAACCAATATCGCCGAGACTTCTTTGACAATTGATGGTATTATCTATGTGATTGATCCAGGATTTTGTAAACAGAAAATGTTTAATCCACGTACTGGTATGGAATCATTGGTGATTACACCAGTAAGTAGAGCATCAGCCAATCAAAGAAAAGGAAGAGCTGGTCGTGTTGCACCTGGTAAATGTTTTAGATTATTCACTGCTTGGgcatttgataatgaattaGAGGAGAATACAATTCCAGAGATACAGCGAACAAATTTAGGTAATGTTGTATTGCTGTTGAAATCAATGGGTATCAatgatttaatgaatttcGATTTCATGGATCCGCCACCTGCTCAAACTTTAATCGCTGCATTGGAACAACTTTATGCATTGGGTGCTTTGAATGATCGTGGTCAGTTGACAAAATTGGGTAGAAAAATGGCTGAATTTCCAGTGGATCcacaattatcaaaaatgATCATCGCAagtgaaaaatataaatgtaGTGAAGAGATTCTTACAATTTGTGCAATGTTAAGTGTTGGTAATACCATTTTCTACAGACCAAAGGATAAAGCATTTGCTGCTGATGCCGCTAGGAAATTGTTTTTCCATCCACAAGGTGACCATTTAACATTGATGAATGTCTTCAATCAATGGCGTGAATCAGGTTATGCCGTTCAATGGtgttttgaaaatttcaTTCAACATCGTTCAATGAAACGTGCTCAAGATGTTAGGGATCAATTGGAGCTATTATTAGAACGTGTTGAAATTCCATTGGTTTCAAATGTTGACGATACAGATTCCATTAGAAAATGTATAGCCTCTGGTTTCTTTTATAACTCTGCAAAATTAGAGAAATCAGGTTTATTTAGAACTACAAAACATAATCAAAGTGTTCAAATTCATCCCTCTTCTTGTTTATTTCAATCACCTCCGAAATGGGTTGTCTATCATGAATTGGTTTTAACTACTAAAGAATTTATGAGACAAATTGTTGAAATTCAATCTTCTTGGCTTCATGAAATTGCTCCTCAtatttataaagaaaaagatgtaaatgataatcaaaaattaccaaaaaatattggtaaaaaacaaattaataaataa